The following nucleotide sequence is from Prosthecobacter dejongeii.
CGAGTTGATGGGCGATGTCTGAACCGATGGCCCATGCGGCCACGGAGATGGAGGCTACCCAGGTGGGGAAGACCAGCTTGGGCGGGTTTCCCCACTGGCGCAGGAGGATGAAAAGATACACCGCACCGCCCACCAGCATCCAGCTATCCAGGTAGGGCAGCAGCAGGCTCACGGTCTTCAGCACCGGCCCGGCAGGCCCCACCCCTTGCTGGGCGATGAGCTTGCCCTTTTGAATGTCATACCCGGCGACTTCAGGCGGGTGATCCAGGTGATGTCCCTGGGTGGCCAGGAGGATCATGACCAGCAGCGCCAGGGAAAAGGCCGACCGCCCCAGAAACGGCCACGTGCGTACCCGATGGGCGACTGCGCGGAGCTTTTTGAGAAGTGGGTAGAGCCAGGTCATGCGTGCGGCTCTCAGAGATGGCGAGGATCAGCCCGGAGGCAAGGGCAGAGGCGGATGTAGAGGCAGGTCCTTTTTGGCAAAAGGCCAGGCCTCTTCAATGCCGCTTGGAACTTCGCAGAATCTCTTTGAGACAGGCGCTCACTTTGGGGATTTTATCGGGATCCAACCAAGTTCGTTTGACCCAAAATCCAGCGATGCTGGTGCTGCTGATCTTGTCCGAATCGAGCGCGAATTCCTCCAGCAGATCCCCAGCACGGCGGAAGAATCGGTGCGCCAGTTTGTCTGGGTCCAGTACCCAATATTCTTGAACGTCATGCAGCTCATAAGCGGCAAATTTCATGCCCAAATCTCGTTTCGCGGTGGAGGGGGATAGGGCTTCCACCACAAACAAGGGAGCAAAGGCGGCATGCGTGCTACCCATGCGAGAAACCTGAGACGCGGTGAAATATCCCAGGTCCGGCATGAAGGTTTCTCGCGCACTTAAGCGCACAGCGACGGTTTCTCGATGAAGAACTCCGCCTACATCGGCTTCTTCCAAATATGCCGCCAGGAGACGGTCTAAAAAATTCACCAGACTGGCGTGACGCAAATTGACAGGCGAATGCATAAAAACTTGGCCTCCAATCAAATCAGCTAGAGTGCCAGGCTCTAGCCAGTCCAGAAATTCTTCGGAAGTGATCATCCGTCCGTTGATCTTCGCAGCGGTAGCCCCCTTGGAGCGTGCTTTGGAAACGACGGTGGACATGAACCAACGTTTACTTTGAAACCCGGGATGAGGCAAGCCTGTCTTCCACCGCTGCGGCGACCCGCGCGGGGGTGACGAGGGTCATGCAGTCATAGTGGCCATAGGGGCACTCGCGTTTAAAGCAGGGGCTGCATGGCACGTGGTGGCGGATGACGGTGTGCTGGGGTCCCAGGGGACCGGTGAGCACAGGTTCCGTGGAACCAAAGATGCTCACCGTGGGCACACCCAGGGCAGCGGCGAGGTGCATGGTGCCGGTGTCATTGGTGACCAGGAGAGTGCAGGTGCGCAGTTGCTCGATGAGGCCGGACAGCTTGGTTTTCCCCACCAGATTCACGTGAGGAACCTCCGGGCCGACCATTTGAGAAAGCTGCTCCCCCATGGCCGCTTCACCCGGAGCACCGAAGAAGGCCCACTCGATCTGCGGATGGCCCGCAGACACCTGTTTCATCACTGCCGCGTAGCGATCCATGGGCCAGCGTTTCGCCTGACCGTACTCGGCGCCTGCACAGATGCCGACGCGCAGGGGGCTGCCTGCGGGCACCGTGTTCACGGGCAGGGTGGCATCCCACCCTTCCGTCTGCGCCCCGCAACTGCGCGCCACGTGCAGGTAACGCAGCGTGTGGTGCATGGGTGGGCCTTCGACTTTCTTCGGCTCTT
It contains:
- a CDS encoding Uma2 family endonuclease, translated to MSTVVSKARSKGATAAKINGRMITSEEFLDWLEPGTLADLIGGQVFMHSPVNLRHASLVNFLDRLLAAYLEEADVGGVLHRETVAVRLSARETFMPDLGYFTASQVSRMGSTHAAFAPLFVVEALSPSTAKRDLGMKFAAYELHDVQEYWVLDPDKLAHRFFRRAGDLLEEFALDSDKISSTSIAGFWVKRTWLDPDKIPKVSACLKEILRSSKRH